ACTCAAAAGATGAGAGAACGGATGTTGAAAACAAACAGTGAATTAGCTGTTGAAGCCTTCAAAAATCAATATCTTAATAAGCAAGCTGAAGTTGATTCCATAGATAGTAGAATTATAAAATTGAGAAAAGATAACAATGCAAATCCTATTGCATTAGTAAACAATCAATTTATTTGGGGTAATGGAACATCCCAAAAAGTAAATCCAGAAGTTGCTGTTGAATTGGAAATACTAACTCAAAAACATATAAATGAAGCGGCTCGTTTGAACGATTTAAAAGGCAAGTATGAAAATGCTTTAAATTTGGCCATGCGGCCAATCCCCCAATTTTATATGCTTGATAAGCCCACTCCAATATTTAAAAAGGTTTTTCCTTTGATTGGATTTAATATTACAATCGCATTTTTGGGCTCTTTGTTTTTCATGATGGTTGGATTTTATCTGCAATATGTGGTGAAATCAATTAAACAATATTCTTCACACCCCTAGTGACTAAAATCAAAAATAGTTATTTCGGCATCTATCTCTCGGTACTTGCCTTCTTGCTTTGCGCACTCTCTGTTTATAGCGTAATGGCTTCTAACTATCTTCTTATTTATAGTGTCTTTTTCATTTCTTTTGCCGCCTTGGTTGTTGGATATTTTGTTGTAAAAAAACAAAATCTGTATAAAATGCTTTTCTTTTTTATTCCACTTTCTGTTTCGGTGGATGTTGTCGGTGAATCGCAAATGCAACTTCCAACAGAACCACTAATTGGGATGTTGACGATATTAACTTTGTTTTATTGGATTAAACTCAAAGACGAACTATCAGCATTGTTTAAAAACCCGATTGTAATTATTCTATTTATTGAACTTGCTTGGATGGTCATTTGTTCACTTATGAGTGAGCTAAAAGTTGTTTCTTTTAAATATACGCTTGTACGTTTTAGTTATATCATAACGTTTTTTCTCCTTGGTTTTTTCTGGGTAAAATATGAAATGAAACCATATTTATTTTACCTTATTTATGCGGTCGGAATGATACTCCCGATAATTAATGGATTTATTTTTCATTCCAAATTGGATTTTACGCAAAAAACAGCATATATAATGCCTCAACCGTTTTTTAACGACCACACCGTTTATGGGGCTTGTATTGCATTTTTGATCCCGGCATTGCTTATATTAATTTTTAGTGGCAAGGCACTTGTCCCCAATCCATTTATTCGCTTTTTAATCTTGCTATTGCTACTGTTGTTCTTCGTTGCAGAGTACTTTTCCTTTTCGCGAGCTGCTTGGTTAAGTCTCGCTTGTGCATTGGTTTTTTATATCCTTATTCAATTGAAAATTACTGCAAAAGCGTTCATTTTTTCTTTAATAGTAGTCAGTGTTTTAGCTATTTTGAATTTCGATTTTATTTTGAATAAGTTGGGAGACAATAGCGCAATTAGTAACAAAGAAGATCTCAGCCAGCAAGTACTTTCAATAACAAATGTCAAAACAGATATCAGCAATAAAGAAAGAGTCAATCGATGGAAATGTGCAATTAGAATGGGAAATGCCAAACCCGTATTTGGCTTTGGCCCCCGTACGTATAAGTTTTTTTATGGAACGTTTCAGGCCAGTGAAGATCTAACTTATACAAGCACTTATCGTGGCAATAAAGGACACTCACATTCTGATTATTTAGCTTATTTGGCAGAATCGGGATATTTGGGTTTTGCAATTCATATACTGCTGTATCTGGTTGTTCTTTATTCTGGCATAAATGCAATACAAAACACACATTCATTCCAAAATCGCTCGTTTGCATTAATGGCAATATTGGGCCTTCTGACGTATTTTGTTCATGGGATATTTAATGGATT
This Bacteroidota bacterium DNA region includes the following protein-coding sequences:
- a CDS encoding O-antigen ligase family protein, which encodes MTKIKNSYFGIYLSVLAFLLCALSVYSVMASNYLLIYSVFFISFAALVVGYFVVKKQNLYKMLFFFIPLSVSVDVVGESQMQLPTEPLIGMLTILTLFYWIKLKDELSALFKNPIVIILFIELAWMVICSLMSELKVVSFKYTLVRFSYIITFFLLGFFWVKYEMKPYLFYLIYAVGMILPIINGFIFHSKLDFTQKTAYIMPQPFFNDHTVYGACIAFLIPALLILIFSGKALVPNPFIRFLILLLLLLFFVAEYFSFSRAAWLSLACALVFYILIQLKITAKAFIFSLIVVSVLAILNFDFILNKLGDNSAISNKEDLSQQVLSITNVKTDISNKERVNRWKCAIRMGNAKPVFGFGPRTYKFFYGTFQASEDLTYTSTYRGNKGHSHSDYLAYLAESGYLGFAIHILLYLVVLYSGINAIQNTHSFQNRSFALMAILGLLTYFVHGIFNGFMDDEKMASLVYISMAVVVYVIEQEKKQKNIAQQAVTNA